AGGCGTCCAGCTCCGCACGCAGGTCCTGCTTGACGCGAGCGAGGGCGAAGACGATGCCGCGGCCGGTCAGTTCCTCGCGCACGGCGTCGACGGAGTCGAGGGCGGTGATGTCGACCGCCACGTTCGCCTCGGTGTTGAGCACGAACCACCGCACAGGGCAGTCCTGTTCGTCCACGGCGGCCAGGGCCCGGCGGCGGAAGTCCTCCGCGTTGGCGAAGAACAGCGGTGAGTCGTAGCGGTACACCAGCAGGCCGGGGACGACCCGCGCCTCGGGGTAGTCGTCCACGTCGTGCATGCCCGCCAGCCCCGGCACCAGGCCCTGGACGGCGTCGTGCGGGCGCGCGACCCGGCTCAGCAGCTCGGCCACCGACAGGGCCACGGCCAGCAGCACGCCGTACAGGATGCCCAGGAGGAGCACCCCGGTGAGGCAGCCGAGGGCGAGCAGCAGCTCCCGGCGGCGGAAGGACGCCAGACGCCGGTATCCGGCCAGGTCGATCATCCGGACCGCCGCGTAGACGACCAGCGCTCCCAGCACGGCCGTCGGTGTGCTGCGGAGCAGCGGACTGAGGAACAGCAGCACGGCCACCACCGCGGCACCGGCGACGAGCCCGTACACCTGGGTGCGTGCGCCTGTGGACCGGGCGAGAGCGGTCCGGCTCGCGCTGCTGCTCACCGGGAACCCCCGCAGCACGGCGGCGCCGAGGTTCGCCGCGCCCAGGGCCAGCAGCTCCTGGTTGGGGTCCAGGCGCGGTCCGTCGTCGTCCGTGACGAAGGCGCGTGCCGTGAGAATGAAGTCGGTGTAGCCGACGAGCAGCACCCCGACGGCCGGCAGCAGCAGCCTGGGGACCTCGCCGAGGTCCGGCAGGGCGAACCCCGGCAGACCGGCGGGGATGTCCCCGACCACCGCGATCCCGCGGGCCTCCAGCCCGAACGCCGCCACGGCGGCCGTCCCGAGCGCCACCACCAGCAGCGGACCGGGAAAGGCGCGGGGCAGCAGCAGCGCCGAGAAGAGCAGAAGCAGGGCCACGGCACCGAGGGCGACCGTCCCCGGATGTGCCTCGGACAGGTGTGACAGGAAGGACCCGAGCTGCTGGAAGAAGCCCTGCCCTTCCGTCGGCACACCCGTCAGCTCGGTCAGCTGACCGACCACCATGATCAGCGCCACGCCGGTGAGATAGCCGACCAGGACGGGCCGTGACAGCAGATCCGCGACGAACCCCAGCCGGGCCGCCCACGCCACGAGGCACATCAGTCCGACGGCGACGGCCAGAGCGGAGGCCAGGACGGCGTACCGCACGGGGTCGCCCCCGGCGAGCGGCGCGACGACCGCCGCCGTCATCAGCGCGGTCGTCGACTCGGGACCGACCGACAGCAGCCGGGACGAGCCGAGCAGTGCGTACAGGGCGAGGCTCGGAAGCATCGCCCACAGCCCCACGACCGGCGGCAGGCCCGCGACGCTCGCGTACGCCATGACCTGGGGCACGAGGTAGGCGGCGACGGTGACCCCGGCGAGCAGGTCACCGCGCAGCCAGTCCCGCCGGTACGCACCGAGCACCGCGAGGCCGGGAACCGCGCGGTGGAGGCCGCCGCCCGGTGCGGCGGTCCGGTCAGCCACGGGCCGACGCGGCGCAGGAGGGGCGAGCGAGGACGAGCGCGCCCCGGCGGCCGGAAAGGGGCACCGGCTGACGGTCCCCGTCGGACCGGCGGGCCTCGTGTCCGGCCGCGGGATCCGTTCGCCAGCGCCGCTGACCGTGGTCCTGACCCATGGCGGCCTCCTTCTCCGGACACGTTCCGCACACGATGCCGTACCGGCGTCTGCGGCCCGCCCCGCGCCGACGGCCCGGGGAGGACGGGACGGAGTACCGTACCGAGCCGGGTCAGCCTACTGCGGGGGAACGACGAT
The genomic region above belongs to Streptomyces marianii and contains:
- a CDS encoding SulP family inorganic anion transporter, giving the protein MADRTAAPGGGLHRAVPGLAVLGAYRRDWLRGDLLAGVTVAAYLVPQVMAYASVAGLPPVVGLWAMLPSLALYALLGSSRLLSVGPESTTALMTAAVVAPLAGGDPVRYAVLASALAVAVGLMCLVAWAARLGFVADLLSRPVLVGYLTGVALIMVVGQLTELTGVPTEGQGFFQQLGSFLSHLSEAHPGTVALGAVALLLLFSALLLPRAFPGPLLVVALGTAAVAAFGLEARGIAVVGDIPAGLPGFALPDLGEVPRLLLPAVGVLLVGYTDFILTARAFVTDDDGPRLDPNQELLALGAANLGAAVLRGFPVSSSASRTALARSTGARTQVYGLVAGAAVVAVLLFLSPLLRSTPTAVLGALVVYAAVRMIDLAGYRRLASFRRRELLLALGCLTGVLLLGILYGVLLAVALSVAELLSRVARPHDAVQGLVPGLAGMHDVDDYPEARVVPGLLVYRYDSPLFFANAEDFRRRALAAVDEQDCPVRWFVLNTEANVAVDITALDSVDAVREELTGRGIVFALARVKQDLRAELDAYGLTASVGEDRIFPTLPTAMEAYRSWVRGQKEGPEQ